A stretch of DNA from Acipenser ruthenus chromosome 21, fAciRut3.2 maternal haplotype, whole genome shotgun sequence:
aagcaGCCGTGAAAAAGCAATGCAGTCCTTGTACCCCTGGGTTTAATCATGCTGGGCCAATTAGTGTCACTGCCAGTGACAGGGGCTTCAGATTTGAAGGCAACAATATGTGGTTCATTAACTATGCTTATATGCTGGCAATACATTGACGCTGATGGGTTGTTGGGTTGCTGTGATCCCGCTGCACTGCACTCAGCTTTTACTGACTTCTCTGTACATTCAGTAGGAGTGTTTCTTCAGCCTCAGTTTTGTGTATGTTAGAACACTAGGAGACACCCTCCACATGATGTATTCTGTTCTAATCTCTCTCCTCTCAGGACGAACCTGGAGGCCCTGCAGAAGAAgctggaggagctggagctggacgAGCAGCAGCGGAAGCGCCTCGAGGCGTTCCTCACTCAGAAACAGAAGGTGGGGGAGCTGAAGGATGATGACTTCGAGAAGATCTGCGAGCTGGGCGCCGGCAACGGGGGCGTGGTGTTCAAGGTGTCGCACAGGCCCTCCGGGCTCATCATGGCCAGGAAGGTACAGAGCCCCAGGGCTACACTTCCACTGCCCATTCCCTGCAGGTTCTGTACACCGTATATAGTGAAGACATTTACAGCACTTTTGAAATCCTCAAGTTCaaattacttataaaatgttggagctaacttgaaatctgcaactgtttaagagctaaaaacaagtaaaaaggtctaattaagcaaatgatccgtttaattaagggtatagttaagtaattgagagcgcagctggaatgaaaaccagctgacacaggggtccccaggacccAGTTTGGGAAGCCCTGCACTAGACACTAGAAAGCTGAATCCTGCATTCAGTATTTCTCTGCATCTTTTCACATTCACAGCCTCTTCGACGCTGGCGTTATTCTGTTTAGAGAAAAGCTCCTTCCACTTGCCCCCACTCCGCTCTTTGTGCCCGCGTTTCACCTTGACATCTCTGTGCCGCTTGTGTGGGGCCAGCTATTGAATAATGACAATcggaacagaaaacaaaaaatctcATTTCATTCAAGGCTGAATCATCCATTGACTAACACTTCATATTGTAGGAAATTGAGGATTAAAAAGCAAGAAAAGCAAATGAACAAACTGGGTGCGGCCGTGCTTGATGTTAACCTGCTAATGCACTTATCAAACCTGCCTAACATTTTGATCATTGGTGAACAATTCCTGAACAGTCTgtgcaacaaaaaacaaagtctTGAAACCGAAgaagaaagaagaagaagaagaagaagaaattgcATATCTGCTTTACTGTTgcactctgcagttgatgcagcGTGACTCATGCATACATTTCTATGATGTGGTGAGGGTTACAGTCACCTGCCCTTGTTTTCATGTTTCACACTGCAGTGATTGGACTGGCAGTAGGGTTGTAGGGCCCCAGTGGGCAGCATGGCACTGAATTGGAGTGACACAGATTCTGCAAGGTGTTTAATGTGCAGATGGCCCTAAGAGTCATGCCTTTCTGACTCAGTAATTTGTGCATCTGCCAGCAGAGTGGTGTCTAGATATGCCGTCATGCCCGtggttcagggatggaaatgactcctgttgcatagcagttttacccattacTACGagcttaattagccacagtgtataagtacCAAGCTCAGGTGCGTGTTAACCTCTTGGTATATCTCACAGTATTACAGAATACACGTCTGGGATGCAAAACAAATCCATCTGTTTGTTATGCGCTGCATATCGCAGGGGGGGTCTGTAAACCTGTGTATTGACGACATCTTTGTGTCTGATTGCAGTTGATTCACCTGGAGATCAAGCCGGCCATCCGGAACCAGATCATCCGGGAGCTGCAGGTCCTGCACGAGTGCAACTCCCCCTACATCGTGGGCTTCTACGGGGCCTTCTACAGCGACGGGGAGATCAGCATCTGCATGGAGCACATGGTAGGACCTTGTTCCTTTCTCACTAGGAGCGCAACTCCACTGTGGTACATTTGCGCTGGAGCTTTGCAGTTTACCTTGCTTTGCCCATGCTTGTAGTATTATACAGTACTTGTCATgttgtgttttacagtgttttcctaTACTCTTCTGAGATTTGCCAAGCTTGCCAgccttaaaatgttatttatccaTCACATTTAGTGACTTGCTTGTTGTAGATCATTTGGCCCACATATTTATCACTTTTGGCATTGGCTTGGCTTTTTTCCTGCAGATTTAGTATTGCTTTTGCTGCTTTGGCATTGACGGGGGCTGTCAAATTACCATCCGTCCCGAGGGGACTCAAAACAATCAGggctgaaaataaaatgtttcggGGCTGAATCCATTATTTTGAACAGGTTTGGAGTGGCAGGCTGTGGAGTTGAGAGGAGAGGTAAAGATAGCGTGGTGCACTGTGAAGAGCTGCCCTGTCTGATGTTTTCACAGAGGTATGCATAAGCAGGCCCTCAACAAGAGAATTGCAGCCCATCAGTGGCTCCCCAGTGCTGCTGTTATGCTTATGTTTCCTCACTTGTATAAATGGACCAGTTCAGCGAGCGAGGCTGAATCAGTAACTGCACTGAGGGTAGGCACGAATCAGGCCCCCTCGGATGTGTCGGGGTCATTGGGAGTCATGATGAATATTGAGCAAGGGCTTGTATTGTTATGTAAGCCAAAAGTACTACAGCACTGTGCTCTAAATAACGGGCTGCTGAATGTAGCTAAAAATCAGCTGGGTTACAGTTCACCCAAGATGAGCGCTGCTTTTGTAAATGAACAGCTAAGAGAGTAAAAAAAGCTTTtccattgttttatttcatttcccaGGATGGAGGTTCCTTGGATCAGGTGTTAAAAAAAGCCGGGAGAATCCCGGAGCAGATTTTGGGAAACGTCAGCATAGCAGTGAGTATCTGACACTTTTCTTCTCTGAAAGCCAGTGAGGAGAACTGGTATGTAGGACCTGGTGTGTTCAACCTTGCTGCAAGGAGTGTGCACACTTAAGCTTGTTTGTAGTGTTTAGTGAATCCGTTTTGAGGATGTTGCTTGTTGATTTGCTGTCTTGTCTTCTGCCACTCAGGTAATAAAAGGACTGGCGTACCTGAGGGAGAAGCACAAGATAATGCACAGAGGTGAGGTACAACGTGGGGCTGGCTGCTCCGTACTGACAGTGTTCTGTGTTGGATCACCCTGCCCttgtctttttatgatgtttCAATGATGTTGAGTGGTTCTGGGGTCCTTGGGAATGGAGGCTGTTTGTAAGTGAAAggtctgtaactctgaaaatgagttttcaatggttttaataaatgcgCAGACCCTCAATCTGGCTGATGATACAAGGTTACAGCACAGtcatgcaatactcatattgctgtggcatttttaatatcactgACCATTTCCAGATCCCCTATTCCCACAGCTGAGGATGATACCGAtgtcaactttttaaaaatactttcacTGTTTTCTTTCCAATTGAAAGTGTGACACGTTTGCATTTCCCAGCTCTTACCATTTCAGTAGGTTAACCTTGTGCTTTTTTAAAGTGGATTCTGTTTGCACTGTAGGCATGggtgagtgattgcatacttccagTTGAAACTGGGTTGTTGGGTTTAGCGGTCAGTTCGTAtgtttggtgttcgtaactctgaggttctactgaaTTAAGTTATTTGTTTTCAGAATTACGAGACAAGGGAAAGGTGGAACGAGTGAATAAAATGACATTGGAACTTGCTCTTAAATATCTCACAGCTAAGCTTGGTGTCTGAAATTTGGGTGGATCGTAGAAGAGGGTTCGGGCAATCCCAAAGGGGAACCCAGGATTGTATCGCAGGTTCATTCAGAATCATGTCTTGGTTAAATGTCCCGGCAGCACTGCCCCCACATGGTCCTCGCTGGTGAGGGTGATGGAGATGCGCAGTAAAGCAATGAAGAGAAGCTCTTTAGCAGGGTGAATCACAGCGCTGGCCAGTATAAATCACACAGTGACTGATGGAGAGCTTCCCATTTCACTTCTCTGTGATTAAATGACTCAGCCTTGATTACAAGATAAATCACAGCGTGTGCATTCCAGTTCCCTTCCAGAATTCTGCATTCTGCATTTGAGGCTTATTTTTAACCCTACGGTGTGGCAGCACTGCCGCCTTGCTGCAACCCCCATTGTAGACATTTTCACCTTGTTTAATGAAATGCAGTGCAGTGCAATTTTTTTTCGAAGGTAAAAGGAACAAGGCTAGGTTTGATTCACACAGAAAACCTGGAAAGAAATACAGATGAGTGGTCGATGTTTGAGCAATGAAGCAATATCTCACAGATCCACAGCAGAGCTGCTCCCGCTAAATACAGTAGTGCTGCCGTGACTCCCTGGGACTGTAGCATTCATCTGGGCACCGAGCCTTTGTGCATTAGTAATGACTCCACGCAGGCATTCAACCAGGAGGAAAACTCTTCACACTTCAAACATAATAGATGAGAACTCTCGCTACAAACACTAGAAAAGCCATCAGGCACAGGCATTGCTACCGGTCGCCTAGTAACCAACAGTGACCACTGCACTGTCAACAAGCGTGCTTACTGCCTGTGAACAATACGGCAGAGCACTGCCCTGCATATTCCAGGCTGAGTTGTACTTGTTGCTACCAAATGTTGTGCAGTGCAGTGGCCGGTGACCAACCCAATGATAAAAGCACTATCAGGTTCTATTGAACTGGCAAACAGTGTTCTAGTATGCATAGTATCTTTGTAACTATGGGAACATAAACATGCTCTTGAATACTACACTGTATTGTTTCATATTAGTATAGTTCCCTTATCACAGTGCAGGGGTTGAAGAAGAACTGAAACAGTGTTAACATGGTGTAGGGCAGGTAGCATCCTGTGTGCTCCAGTCACACTGAGATTGCAGGTAGCACCCTGTGTGCTTCAGTCACACTGTGATTGCAGGTAGCATCCTGTGTGCTCCAGTCACACTGTGATTGCAGGTAGCATCCTGTGTGCTCCAGTCACACTGAGATTGCAGGTAGCATCCTGTGTGCTCCAGTCACACTGTGATTGCAGGTAGCATCCTGTGTGCTCCAGTCACACTGTGATTGCAGGTAGCATCCTGTGTGCTCCAGTCACACTGAGATTGCAGGTAGCATCCTGTGTGCTCCAGTCACACTGTGATTGCAGGTAGCATCCTGTGTGCTGCAGTCAGtccagtacagtgtgtgtgtgtgtgtgtgtgtgtgtggagagccACGTGAATGTGCTGTCTGTTAAGACTACACATTGGCTGACCTCCAGCGTTAGGGGATTAGGGAACAACTGGAGGAAATGAAATATCGTAAATGATACCCGACCAACTGATCCCTGTGTCCGGGTCCCAGGGACACTGGGATTAGAAGGCAATGCCACGCTGCAGACTGCAAGTATTTCACTGCATTCCTGCAGTAATCCCCCCCTTGTCATTCCAGACGTGAAGCCCTCCAACATCCTGGTGAACTCGCGCGGGGAGATCAAGCTGTGCGACTTCGGGGTGAGCGGCCAGCTCATCGACTCCATGGCCAACTCCTTCGTGGGCACCAGGTCCTACATGTCTGTGAGTTGAGTGGCTGGACTTTCTCTGAGCCAGGCTGGGACACAAGACGGTTCAATCATGCTTTCACATCCCCATTTCAAATATGCAAACTGCAGAAACTTTATCATCTTGATTCAGGGCCTGGATTAAAACAGTTGTTGTATaaattcgtattattattattacaggatgGCAAAACATGTAAGAAAAGTCAAGTTGACGAACGTGTTGAAGGCAACAGCCAAGACGTTTGCTTTTAAAGTGATgtgattattatattatattatagaatAGCCTACAGTACCACTAAACTCTAGATTGTAATATAAGCACTGCAGAAAATAACAATGGTAACACAGTACTGCTTAAACTATTATCAAGGAGATGCATGCCCTGGGCAGTGGtgtgatattgtgtgtgtgcagggtctGCAGTGTGAGTCTTTGGTATATTGTTTGAAAGCTTTTATTTCCATTGGACTTGCTTATCCATTTTATGTGCTatttaaaaaagccaacaagagaACTCTGTGACCTGAGTTCtattttttgtcacatttttaaaGTGGCAGCATTCTATAAGCATGGCTGGCTGATAGAGGCGGGTACTTTTAAAAGACTCTTTTCCGAAGAGTGATACCTCATGAATATGCATTATGGTTATATTGTTTTATGCATATGCAAATTATCCAATCACTCCAAGATATTTAAAGAACCAAATACCACCACACTTCAGAGGCCAGGAAGAAGTCAGTCTTGCAGGATTACAGGATCACTGATTCTGACTGACTGTAACATTTGAAAATATCTATGTATTTAATtgcaccccccacccctcccctgtGTTTCAGCCTGAGCGTCTGCAGGGCACACACTACTCTGTGCAGTCTGATGTGTGGAGCATGGGGCTGTCTCTAGTGGAAATGGCAATCGGACGCTACCCCATCCCCCCTCCTGACAGCAGCGAGATGGAGCAGATCTTCGGCTGCCCAGTAGAGGGCGACCAGTCTGCCAGCGAGACCTCCCCCAAACCCTGTCCGCCAGGCCGCGCAGCGAGCTGTGAGTCAGATAGCTGTGTCTTACAATAGAGCAGGGGTGGACAACCcaggtcctggagagccgcagggtctgcTGGTTTACGTTCCACCCGAGCTCCCAGTTACTTAATTTGAACCATGTATTGTCTTAATTGGTCAACAGTTCACCTTTTCCAGGTATTTAGCCATTGCggatttaaagatacccagaaaacctgcaggattgtggctttccaggaccagggttgtcCACCCCTGCAGTAGATAATGAaccgtattcacaaagctttagccAGCTAtgttttttattgattcaagtaAGAGTTGGTTTCTTTAACAGTTTTATACATGACATATATTTTAATCCACCGAAACAGACTTTTGATTCTTTAATTGAATTAACTTGTTAGGTCAAGTTTTGTGACAAGTTTGTGGGCCCAGTAGTTCATATTTTGTGAAAACATAGGTTGTAATAATACAGAATCATATCAACATCACCTACCTTACCGGAGTCAGCATCTAGAAAGAATCAGGGTCTACAGTGACACCTGCTGGCCATCTGGGGTaaagttcaactttttttttctgatgaaacGATTTTGCAGAATTTTTAATACCCAAAATAAGCAAGCTTGACAATAATCTGTAGTTGGCTACCTAAAGATGTTTCACCTCATTCTTTGTTCTTCACATTTCAGCTCATGGCCCAGATAGCAGACCACCAATGGCTATTTTTGAATTGCTGGATTACATTGTTAACGAGGTCAGTCTCTTCTGATAGCTGTTCATATTCCCAACCTTTGTGATCTAAAACAAAGCGCATCCCCTGGGGGCACAATGGAACAGGAAACGTCTCTGATGGGATAGTTTGTATCCATGTGTATAATGGGAAATGTTTTCAACTTTACTGCAATACACCGCAAATGGAATACAGCTGCATACCGTATATTTTGcagatatttaatatatacagcaGTGTCTCAACTTCACGTACTCTAAAATGCTTCTTTAGATCAATGTGCTGTTTCACAAGCTGAAATACTTTTATATAGGCTGTGTAGGGAAACTGTCCTTATAAATAGgcaatttgtttatttctttttagccaCCTCCCAAGTTGCCAAGTATCTTCAATGCAGAATTTCAAGATTTTGTTAACAAATGGTAGGTAGAACATTCTTCATGCAATACTATCTTTCTGAAATATACTTCAGTATATACGTGCTCTTTAGATTCTTTTTATGTATACTTGGCATTGTTCATGGCTTTACAGATGTAATTTTAAACTAAcaagttattgtttattttagcttAATAAAGAACCCGGCAGAGCGAGCAGATTTAAAACAATTAGTGGTAAGTATAATATTGATAAGTGCTTGGATTTGTGTACTATTTGTAATGTCTTTGGTTAGACCATTTATATGCTCAAATTAGTACTTATGGTAAATGTGTGTCAAtcataaatattttgtatttaacactGTACAATAGTTTCAAACACCAACATAACAGTAATAAAGAAACATTAGTGTTCCTTTTGTAAGGTAACATGACCTGAATGGCAAATTGAGTTTTAACTTTTCTCTCATTTCTGTAACCAATAAGAAAGTTTATAGAAAATGATACCatatccacactacctaaataatgcacgCCGGTTGAGGCCATGCAATTGTGAATGGCAATCATGTTTTCAAAATGGTTTATAATACTGCAAAAGGGGCATTCGTTTTCAAAAACGAATGCCAAGTGCCGATTGCTGCACCTTTTATTCACAGGCCCATTCGTTCATTAAGAGAGCAGAAGCTGAAGAGGTAGATTTTGCAGGATGGCTCTGTACAACTATTGGCCTTAACCAGCCCGGCACCCCCCCTCACAATGCTGGGGTATGAGGACACCAACAGACCACTCTCCATACCACTGCATATCATGTGCTTTCAACTGGTCTCCCAATGCTACATTTCTAATGCTTGTTACAATtatgtattttaactttttttgaaGGAAAGATATCTGGGGGACGGGGACTTACCGATTAGGTCATTTCTAAATCCACAGCAGTGCAAATAAGGCATCCCTTTACTGTCCAAGCCCCTTTCCCCTTAAATCCAAGCGTAACATTTATAAAACGCTAACTAAAGAGGGAAGTATTTAGCATGGTTTCTACAGGAATGAGGTTTCATAAAGACCAGACAAACTTTCCTTTAAAAATCAAGCCCAATGAGAATATATTGTTAGAGAATTGTGTATAATGTCAAATGCATAAGACTAAGTTTGCCATTTTAAAAATCATGcaaatattttaacatgttacataaataaatttcatttctttttgtttgaaaTTGTGTTTGCATTTCAACCCTagttactgggggggggggggggcacaagaCAGACCTAACCCAGATCTTCTTTAACAAAACCTttaaggattttatttacaaattaacaaGCAAGTCATTTACATGAAGCACACACagagtatttatttaaattagacTTTATTtgaagtcaattttttttttgttgaaatccTGCACATGTGTTTCTCgattcagaattatttttttgctgctgGTTTTTCTGCTGGCTTACCAGCTGCCTTTGCTGCCTTCTTCTTTGGCTTCCCTTTCTGGGCTTTGCGCTGCAAAGAAAATCTGGATATTAATACTTTGAAGCACACTATCTTGCACAACAGACTGTTACTGTAGAAACAGAACAGCTACACTGCCGAGGAGTCTTGTATAAAGCTTCAGAACTTCCACTGTTATCATGAGTTTCAGAAACACGGACCATGAAGTGGAGACTCATCATTAGAGCTTTCATTTTTACATTCCCTTAACCCAGTAACCTGGGAGTTAGCATTATCTGCCTTCCAAGAACTCTTACTATTCCTCAATGCAACTGCTTATTGTACAGACTACACCAGATATAAAAATGTCTTGCACACTAAAGGGGTGAGGTTGCACATCAAGGTGTGCTTTACTTACAGCGGGATCGTGACACAGGATTGCTCTGCGTCTTGCTGTCTTGGAGTAAGGATTGAGTTTCATCATGACCCTCAGGTTCTTAAGTGGGTTCTTCTTAAGCACTCTGCGGTGAATCTTTTTgctgtaaaaacaaagattggaGTCAAGAGTTACTCGGCTATTGCAGAGTTAAAGATTGCGTTGGTGAATACAATTCTGGAGTGATTTAGAATGCTTACCCTCTTCCAATGATCTACTATGCTTATATTTAGCATTCATTCTTTACAGATGAAGCATACATACACTTTCATGCCTATAAGTAAATATTGCACTGCTGTTTTATACCTAATCTACCCACCCTAGCCTCCTCTTATAAAGCTGTATCAAGAGACACATACCTGACTAGTATCATCTGGTATTCTCAACAAAGACAATACTTGCTTGACCTGGTGTAACTAATCGATAATTAGAAAGTGGGTAAACACTATTAAATCTTAACTTGCTACCAGAAGCAGCTCAGAACTTCCACTAAAATCATAAGTTTCAGAAACACGGACCATGAAGTGGAATCTCATCACAGCTCCAGCTTgaattaaactatttaaaaaaaacaaacaaaaaaataaaacacaagactTACTTTGGTGCACGCAGGGCCTTCTGAATTTCCTGGCTCTTCAAGATTCTGCTCAGGTCTGTGTTGGTCATCTTATGCATTGGCAGGCTAAAACAGGTTAAAAGAATAAACAGCAGATGCATCAGGAATGCATGGACAGTTTCAAAAAGCATTACAACACATTTACTCTGCAGAACAAGTGCCATTGGGCTTCAGAACTTCCATCAATATCATGAGTTTCAGAAACACGGACCATGAAGTGGAGTCTCATCATTAGAGCTTTTTATTGGTACTAACTAGTGCAGAGCCTTGCCTTGCCATAGGTAAGCAATACTGGCAGGAAGTCTTTGTAGATCATTAACACATGCACACGCTTGCTCTTCACTCTTGGGACTTACTTGTAGTCCAGCTTCAGAGTAGAAGGCTTGCGCCATGTGCCGTACAGGTCATCCAGCTTGCGGAAAGCGCTCTCCGTCCAGATGCAGAAACGGCCCATGTGGCCACCAGGAGCCAACCTCAACAGGTTCAGCTTATTCACGTTCTGGAGGGTGATGccttaaagaatatatataaaaaaaaaaacacatacatggtTAACAATGAAAGAATTAGTTAACTTATTCTCATCTGTTGTGCAATGCTAGTAATAGTACAAGAGTCAGAACTTCCACTAAAATCACTGTTATTCAGAAACACGGACCATGAAGTGGACAatcatcatgttttaaaaacctttccaATTAGTTATTCCTTGAATATATTCTTGTTGTGTCATCATTTGAACTGTTAAAGGTTATGGGGGTTTCATTCCATGAAAGGAAGTCATTTTACCTGGGATGTTCCTGAAAGCCTTTGTGACACCGTTGTCCTCGTTGAAGATGATGCACGGTCCTTTGCGCTGGATACGGCGACGGTTTCTCATTTTACCCTTACCAGCACGCATTCGCTGAGAGGCATACACCTGCAGATCAATGAACAAGGCACATTTCCATTAAGAGAGCTCTGGGACACACATCCCTAACCACAGCAGGTGTCACATAATTAGGTGTCTTCATTAACAGATAAAGGACTGGAACAATTACAACAGTGTTGATTGGGCAAGAGGTTCTTAAGCGATATGTGAAGCGGATTGTCACCTTCACTATATCCCTGTGCATCCCTTCAAGCAGCCACAGTACAGCTGAAACACGAACCAGTGAAGCGGAAGATCATTTCCACTCAAAGCCATTTGGTACATGGTAGGTTTACAATAAACATGAATTACTGCTAAAGTCTCTACAGACTGAAGTACCTTCTTGATGTCATTCCATGCCTTCAGTTTCTTCAGCAGCAGCACAGCCTCCTTGGTCTTCTTGTATCCTTCGACTTTATCGTCAACCACAAGAGGAACCTCTGGGATCTCCTCAATACGGTGACCTAGACAGAAAGATacctttacaaacaaaaaaaaaaacactctggacAGGATGGAAATTTAAATCCTGCTTCAAAAGGTTACCCAGATACAAAGACTTTGTGTCTGTCCCATCCACAATATACTAGTAAAGCAAATTTGCCAACATTAATATTGCAATTGCAGTTTGATCTTGCTCAGAAAAAGAATGATCGTCACCCGCCTGTGCCAGCATATAGACAGCAGGCAACTGTCACTGTCCACAAGGTCAGACGCAAATTACACCATCATAGCAAGAATGAACCATGCTAAACAAAATGCATACCAATTACTCACAAAAACCAACcagatatatttaaattgtgTAGAGTCAGCAATCAACTGTTATGAGCCAGAGGGCCCCTCAACCCcaattttaccatttaaaatggtTAACTCACCTTTAGACATGACCAGGGCTGGCAGTGCCGAGGCTGCCAGGGCAGAGCAGATAGCATAGCGCTTCTGGGTCACATTGACTCTGCGATGCCAGCGGCGCCAGGTCTTGGTGGGTGCAAACATGCGACCACCGCGACACATCTACACAGCAAGTGAAGGCTTATCCATTTTACAGTGAGGGCTCGTGCACAGAAATGTTTGCTTTATGCTCAGTTTCAAGCTTATCGTCAACCTTCTGTGCAAGCACACTGACAGAGGCACCTGTCGCTAGACACAGGGTAAGACGCAAATTACAGCATCATAGCAAGCAATCACAACGGGTTTCACTGCAACAGAACCAAACTACAGAATGAAATGATCACTTCATCCATTAACTTCCActataaagcaaaaacaaaatatctTCTGGGAATACTCAGTATCTGGTTAGTCATTTTATTCCAGTTTTAAATTTCAGGGATCACATTTGATATGCTTTCTGCGTTCACGTGGTAAGAGTTTGGCTGAAAATCCAGTAGGGTCAGATGTACATAGCAACCTCTTTTCAGTGATGAAAACCACTGGTTCAAGTGGAACAGAAAGGATACATTGCCGAAAGCACCCTGGCCGGAGCGGTGAGTACCACCACCACGCACACGGGGAATACGAGCCACAGCTCTTCCGGTACCCCAGGACTCTGCACTGGTCTGGTGCCCTGAAACATAAAACACAT
This window harbors:
- the LOC117428256 gene encoding large ribosomal subunit protein uL4B-like, coding for MACARPLISVYSEKGESSGKNVVMPAVFKAPIRPDIVNFVHTNMRKNARQPYAVSELAGHQTSAESWGTGRAVARIPRVRGGGTHRSGQGAFGNMCRGGRMFAPTKTWRRWHRRVNVTQKRYAICSALAASALPALVMSKGHRIEEIPEVPLVVDDKVEGYKKTKEAVLLLKKLKAWNDIKKVYASQRMRAGKGKMRNRRRIQRKGPCIIFNEDNGVTKAFRNIPGITLQNVNKLNLLRLAPGGHMGRFCIWTESAFRKLDDLYGTWRKPSTLKLDYNLPMHKMTNTDLSRILKSQEIQKALRAPNKKIHRRVLKKNPLKNLRVMMKLNPYSKTARRRAILCHDPARKAQKGKPKKKAAKAAGKPAEKPAAKK
- the LOC117428255 gene encoding dual specificity mitogen-activated protein kinase kinase 1, which encodes MPKKKPGPILLHPAPDSNTVNGTSAGETNLEALQKKLEELELDEQQRKRLEAFLTQKQKVGELKDDDFEKICELGAGNGGVVFKVSHRPSGLIMARKLIHLEIKPAIRNQIIRELQVLHECNSPYIVGFYGAFYSDGEISICMEHMDGGSLDQVLKKAGRIPEQILGNVSIAVIKGLAYLREKHKIMHRDVKPSNILVNSRGEIKLCDFGVSGQLIDSMANSFVGTRSYMSPERLQGTHYSVQSDVWSMGLSLVEMAIGRYPIPPPDSSEMEQIFGCPVEGDQSASETSPKPCPPGRAASSHGPDSRPPMAIFELLDYIVNEPPPKLPSIFNAEFQDFVNKCLIKNPAERADLKQLVAHSFIKRAEAEEVDFAGWLCTTIGLNQPGTPPHNAGV